The following proteins come from a genomic window of Acinetobacter baumannii:
- a CDS encoding GDYXXLXY domain-containing protein: MKKHFSLMLAVVTVLFFAGLVMKNEWHLHQSKSIFIKLKPVDPRSILQGDYMALAYELNLQSLKALTGSESEALDQVIFNHASVPAKVILDSRNRVIRTVLDPKSLSNEQNLILKNPDNHYQSLYPASRSFLFAEGLAHCYEKAKYAEFKVNTKGEAILFDLRGEELQLLNCKQQQSWWKGTARSL; encoded by the coding sequence ATGAAAAAGCATTTCTCTCTTATGCTTGCAGTAGTCACTGTATTATTTTTTGCAGGTTTAGTGATGAAAAATGAATGGCACCTGCATCAGAGTAAAAGTATTTTTATTAAGCTAAAACCAGTTGATCCTCGTTCTATTTTACAAGGGGACTACATGGCGCTGGCTTATGAATTAAATTTACAATCTCTCAAAGCTTTGACAGGAAGTGAAAGTGAAGCTTTAGATCAGGTGATTTTTAATCATGCTTCTGTTCCAGCAAAAGTTATTTTAGATTCACGAAATCGAGTGATCCGTACGGTTTTAGACCCTAAATCTTTATCTAATGAGCAGAATTTAATTTTAAAAAATCCAGACAATCACTATCAATCTTTGTACCCAGCTTCTCGAAGTTTCTTATTTGCCGAAGGCTTAGCTCATTGCTATGAGAAAGCGAAATATGCTGAATTTAAGGTAAATACAAAAGGAGAGGCGATTTTATTTGATTTACGTGGAGAGGAGCTACAGCTTCTAAATTGTAAGCAGCAACAGAGCTGGTGGAAGGGAACTGCCAGAAGTTTATAA
- the pth gene encoding aminoacyl-tRNA hydrolase gives MSNISLIVGLGNPGSEYAQTRHNAGFWFVEQLADKYGITLKNDPKFHGISGRGNIEGHDVRLLLPMTYMNRSGQSVVPFSKFYQIAPEAILIAHDELDMNPGVIRLKTGGGHGGHNGLRDIVPHIGPNFHRLRIGIGHPGSKERVSGHVLGKAPSNEQSLMDGAIDHALSKVKLLVQGQVPQAMNQINAYKPA, from the coding sequence GTGTCAAATATTTCGCTAATTGTCGGTTTGGGCAATCCTGGTTCAGAATATGCCCAAACCCGCCATAATGCAGGTTTCTGGTTCGTCGAACAGCTTGCAGATAAATATGGCATTACATTAAAAAATGATCCAAAATTTCACGGAATCAGTGGTCGTGGTAATATAGAAGGGCACGATGTTCGCTTACTTCTACCTATGACTTATATGAATCGTTCCGGACAAAGTGTTGTTCCTTTCTCAAAATTCTATCAAATTGCTCCTGAAGCAATTCTGATTGCTCATGATGAACTTGATATGAACCCTGGTGTAATTCGCCTCAAAACAGGCGGTGGACACGGCGGTCATAACGGTTTACGTGATATTGTCCCTCATATTGGCCCAAATTTTCATCGTTTACGTATTGGTATTGGACATCCCGGCTCAAAAGAAAGAGTTTCTGGACATGTGCTCGGGAAAGCACCAAGTAATGAACAAAGCCTGATGGATGGAGCAATTGATCATGCTCTCTCTAAAGTAAAATTACTTGTTCAAGGGCAAGTACCACAGGCCATGAATCAAATTAATGCGTATAAACCAGCTTAA
- the ispE gene encoding 4-(cytidine 5'-diphospho)-2-C-methyl-D-erythritol kinase, whose protein sequence is MIRVPSPAKLNLFLHITGRRENGYHELQTIFQLIDLYDWMTFTPISEDEIQIEGLGEVQLEQNLIYRAAQILRPHAQNPCGLHIKIEKNIPMGAGLGGGSSNAATTLIVLNQLWQCGLTEEQLAQFGVKLGADVPIFIYGLNAWAEGIGEHLSFIDLDQKQFIVLKPDCFISTQLLFSQKTLTRDSKPTTFCAYQLEPSNFGNNFEPLARELYPEVEEAMQYLDQFGHAKLTGTGACVFAEVTDEMNVDDILKHAPCKAYLVHSLKESPLRHFKVAS, encoded by the coding sequence ATGATTCGAGTACCTTCTCCAGCTAAGCTCAACCTGTTTTTGCATATCACAGGACGTCGTGAAAATGGTTACCATGAACTACAAACCATTTTCCAACTTATTGATTTATATGACTGGATGACATTTACGCCTATATCTGAAGATGAGATTCAGATTGAAGGTTTAGGTGAGGTTCAACTTGAGCAAAATCTGATTTATCGGGCGGCACAGATATTACGCCCTCACGCTCAAAATCCTTGCGGACTCCATATAAAAATTGAAAAAAATATTCCGATGGGTGCTGGTTTAGGTGGCGGTTCTTCCAATGCAGCAACGACGCTTATTGTCTTAAATCAATTATGGCAATGTGGTCTAACTGAAGAACAATTAGCTCAGTTCGGTGTCAAGCTTGGTGCCGATGTTCCAATTTTTATTTATGGGTTAAATGCATGGGCTGAAGGGATTGGTGAACATTTATCATTCATAGACTTAGATCAAAAACAATTCATTGTTTTAAAACCTGATTGTTTTATCAGCACTCAACTGCTTTTTTCACAAAAAACATTGACAAGAGATTCTAAGCCCACTACATTTTGCGCCTATCAGTTAGAACCTTCTAATTTCGGAAATAACTTTGAGCCTTTGGCTAGAGAGTTATACCCTGAAGTTGAAGAAGCAATGCAATATCTCGACCAGTTTGGTCATGCAAAGCTTACAGGTACAGGTGCTTGTGTTTTTGCTGAGGTAACCGATGAAATGAATGTTGATGACATTCTTAAACATGCACCATGTAAAGCTTACTTGGTACATAGTTTAAAAGAATCTCCTTTACGTCATTTTAAAGTTGCAAGTTAG
- the ribB gene encoding 3,4-dihydroxy-2-butanone-4-phosphate synthase, translating into MSSLIQPELFFSALSPAEQRIQQALEDIRQGKPVLVMDDFDRENEADLIVAAETLTVETMARMIRDGSGIVCLCLTEELADHLELPPMVSQNSSQFHTAFTVTIEAAQGVTTGVSAKDRVTTIKTAIKDGAVASDLNRPGHVFPLRARNGGVLTRRGHTEGTIDLARLAGLKPAGVLCELTNPDGTMASGIQVLAYAQTHHLTVITIEELVQYRQQHGI; encoded by the coding sequence ATGTCTAGTTTAATTCAACCAGAACTTTTTTTCTCAGCCCTCTCTCCTGCTGAGCAACGCATTCAACAAGCATTAGAAGATATCCGTCAAGGCAAACCTGTCTTGGTGATGGATGACTTCGATCGTGAAAATGAAGCAGATTTAATTGTTGCAGCAGAAACCCTAACTGTTGAGACCATGGCACGTATGATTCGTGATGGCTCAGGTATCGTATGTTTATGCCTTACTGAAGAGTTAGCTGATCATCTTGAACTTCCACCAATGGTTTCTCAAAACTCAAGTCAGTTTCATACTGCATTTACAGTGACTATTGAAGCTGCTCAAGGCGTTACCACTGGCGTTTCTGCTAAAGACCGTGTAACAACGATTAAAACTGCTATTAAAGATGGTGCTGTTGCAAGTGATCTTAACCGCCCAGGCCATGTTTTCCCATTACGCGCACGTAATGGTGGCGTGCTTACCCGTCGAGGTCATACGGAGGGGACTATTGATCTAGCAAGATTAGCTGGTTTAAAACCTGCTGGAGTATTATGTGAATTAACCAATCCGGATGGGACAATGGCATCAGGAATTCAAGTTTTAGCATATGCTCAAACTCATCATTTAACCGTGATTACAATTGAAGAGCTTGTACAATATCGTCAACAACACGGTATTTAA
- a CDS encoding ribose-phosphate pyrophosphokinase, whose translation MPNLVVFSGNAHPQFAQKVVSHLHIPLGAASVGQFSDGEISVEITENVRGKDVFIVQPTCAPTNDNLMEILVMADALRRASAGRITAVIPYFGYARQDRRPRSARVPITAKVVADMLTTVGIDRVVMIDLHADQIQGFFDIPVDNIYGTPALLADLRQQQHDNLMVVSPDVGGVVRARAVAKQMGDIDLAIIDKRRQKANESQVMHLIGDVKDRDCVIVDDMVDTAGTLCKAADALKQFGARRVVAYATHPVLSGKAIENLRNSVIDELVVTDTIPLSEEALNLGKIRQVSVASMVAETIRRINNEESISAMFDSL comes from the coding sequence ATGCCCAATCTTGTCGTTTTTAGTGGAAATGCTCATCCACAGTTCGCTCAAAAAGTCGTAAGTCACTTACATATCCCTCTAGGTGCTGCATCAGTCGGTCAGTTCTCTGATGGTGAAATTTCAGTAGAAATTACTGAAAATGTTCGTGGTAAAGACGTATTTATCGTTCAGCCTACTTGTGCTCCAACCAATGACAACCTTATGGAAATCTTGGTTATGGCAGATGCTTTGCGTCGTGCAAGTGCTGGTCGTATTACTGCTGTTATCCCTTATTTTGGTTATGCTCGCCAAGACCGTCGTCCACGTTCTGCACGTGTGCCGATCACAGCGAAAGTTGTTGCAGACATGCTTACCACTGTTGGTATTGACCGTGTCGTAATGATTGACTTACATGCTGACCAAATCCAGGGCTTCTTCGATATTCCAGTCGACAACATCTACGGTACTCCTGCTTTGCTTGCTGACTTACGTCAACAACAACATGACAACCTTATGGTGGTTTCTCCTGACGTTGGCGGTGTTGTACGTGCTCGTGCCGTTGCTAAACAGATGGGTGATATCGATTTAGCAATCATCGACAAACGTCGTCAAAAAGCCAATGAGTCGCAAGTTATGCACTTGATTGGTGACGTAAAAGATCGTGATTGCGTTATCGTAGACGACATGGTTGATACAGCTGGTACATTGTGTAAAGCAGCTGATGCGCTTAAACAATTCGGTGCACGTCGTGTTGTTGCTTACGCAACTCACCCTGTACTTTCAGGTAAAGCAATTGAGAACTTACGTAACTCTGTTATTGATGAGTTAGTTGTAACTGACACAATTCCTCTTTCTGAAGAAGCATTAAACTTAGGTAAAATTCGCCAAGTTTCTGTTGCTAGCATGGTTGCTGAAACGATTCGTCGTATTAATAACGAAGAGTCTATCAGCGCGATGTTCGATAGTTTATAA
- the rplY gene encoding 50S ribosomal protein L25 produces MANFVLNAQARAEDKQGKGASRRLRRESLVPAIIYGGNAEPVAVTLELRELVKALESNAFFEEVVEIKVGDKVENVKIQALQRHPAKNTPMHADFKRA; encoded by the coding sequence ATGGCAAACTTCGTATTAAACGCTCAAGCGCGTGCTGAAGACAAACAAGGGAAAGGTGCGAGCCGCCGCCTTCGTCGCGAATCTTTAGTTCCAGCTATCATCTACGGTGGTAACGCTGAGCCTGTAGCAGTTACTTTAGAACTTCGTGAGCTTGTAAAAGCTTTAGAAAGCAACGCTTTCTTTGAAGAAGTTGTTGAAATCAAAGTAGGTGACAAAGTTGAAAACGTTAAAATCCAAGCGTTACAACGTCACCCAGCTAAAAACACTCCTATGCACGCTGACTTCAAACGCGCATAA
- a CDS encoding DUF2157 domain-containing protein, with protein sequence MQIRDYYPFRNTLFIQHLHIFSYVFMALSILYLIAANWLMLPDSIQLIIPPVILLMTAWVSIKKTLSEEVRQTLHGICGLMVGLSLAVIGQVYQTGADSYLLFLIWTLLLLPWLYRPNIGIFALICITSQLTLFLFFKQTFWAEKFSYLYLFALNLLSLVQFWICQKKYTALRFIFIAWFAVISITGMIQFLSSENLPYLISAFFLGIIAFYYFFNKDDQLCASLMAAVLGVTATIWLVDGINQLFKDSNEFIFLLIAGIIFTWFALISYFLIKIFRQSRFYIIPLAIGAWLAGLALAAFTLVFWETISLIIGIIFVAVAITLLTKSQSYFIRQFAYCLFVSGQTAFLFHLGSETDQILWVLIAQIFILCISYFLKPHWFFILIQMLATYGIAVIYLLQMDHSLWSLNSTQTYLNLVLLNYLVFSSVLLIGSKAVVSYKRSIFLCTLVVIWVSSFFDTFIGLAFVDSADQSLWLLYALPCVWLLCFSFFYLYRQLHGITFFAFLVFGILLIALGYFEVFILFVILTWALKNKDRIVYGVALIVFAFVLWQLYYSLQLSFLAKSASILVSGIILLALYGLLMKEAKINCIEGEK encoded by the coding sequence ATGCAGATAAGAGATTATTATCCTTTTAGGAATACTTTATTTATTCAGCATCTCCATATTTTCAGTTATGTATTTATGGCGCTCAGTATTCTGTACTTAATTGCTGCTAATTGGTTGATGCTTCCAGATAGCATTCAACTCATTATTCCACCTGTTATATTACTTATGACAGCTTGGGTGAGTATCAAAAAGACTTTAAGTGAGGAAGTAAGGCAAACTTTACATGGCATCTGCGGCTTAATGGTCGGTTTGAGTTTGGCTGTAATTGGGCAAGTTTATCAAACTGGTGCAGACAGTTATTTACTTTTCTTGATTTGGACTTTGCTTTTATTGCCGTGGCTATATCGACCAAATATTGGAATCTTTGCTTTAATTTGTATTACAAGCCAACTCACCCTATTTTTATTTTTTAAACAGACTTTCTGGGCAGAAAAATTTTCCTATCTTTATCTTTTTGCTCTAAATCTATTAAGTCTTGTGCAGTTTTGGATCTGTCAAAAGAAATATACGGCTTTACGTTTTATTTTTATTGCTTGGTTTGCTGTTATTTCAATAACAGGAATGATTCAATTCCTATCAAGTGAAAATTTACCTTATCTGATCTCGGCTTTTTTTCTAGGAATCATCGCTTTTTATTATTTTTTTAATAAAGATGATCAGTTGTGTGCCAGTTTAATGGCTGCTGTTCTTGGTGTGACGGCTACCATATGGCTTGTGGATGGTATTAATCAACTATTTAAAGATTCTAATGAGTTCATCTTTTTATTGATCGCGGGGATTATTTTTACTTGGTTTGCACTCATTAGTTATTTCTTAATCAAGATTTTCCGTCAAAGCCGTTTTTATATCATTCCTTTGGCAATTGGTGCTTGGCTTGCTGGTCTAGCGCTTGCAGCATTTACTTTGGTGTTTTGGGAGACTATTTCCTTAATTATTGGAATCATCTTTGTTGCTGTAGCTATAACTTTACTAACAAAATCGCAAAGTTATTTCATCCGGCAGTTTGCATATTGTTTATTTGTGAGTGGACAGACTGCTTTTTTATTCCATCTTGGTTCTGAAACAGATCAAATTTTATGGGTATTGATTGCCCAGATCTTTATTTTATGTATTAGTTATTTTCTTAAGCCTCACTGGTTCTTTATTTTAATTCAAATGCTTGCAACTTATGGTATAGCAGTAATCTATCTACTACAAATGGATCATTCATTATGGTCCTTAAACTCTACTCAGACTTATTTAAATTTAGTCTTACTTAACTATTTGGTTTTTAGCTCGGTACTACTGATAGGAAGTAAAGCGGTCGTATCGTATAAGCGGAGTATCTTCTTATGTACGCTCGTTGTAATTTGGGTGAGTTCATTCTTTGATACCTTTATAGGATTAGCATTTGTTGATTCGGCTGATCAGTCACTATGGTTGCTTTATGCATTGCCGTGCGTATGGTTATTATGCTTTAGTTTTTTCTATCTCTATCGGCAACTTCACGGTATAACTTTTTTTGCCTTTTTAGTTTTTGGTATATTACTTATTGCACTCGGCTATTTTGAAGTATTCATTTTATTTGTTATTTTGACATGGGCTTTAAAAAATAAAGATCGCATTGTTTACGGTGTTGCACTCATAGTATTTGCCTTTGTGCTTTGGCAACTTTATTACAGTTTACAATTAAGTTTTTTAGCTAAAAGTGCCTCAATCTTGGTGTCAGGCATTATATTGCTGGCTCTATATGGGCTACTTATGAAAGAAGCTAAAATTAATTGTATTGAGGGAGAAAAGTAA
- the panD gene encoding aspartate 1-decarboxylase: MLSRLLKCKIHRAVVTHAELHYEGSCAIDGVLMDLAGIREYEEIHVWNVTNGKRFTTYAIRGEDNSGIISVNGGAAHQADVGDLVIIATFGDFTEAEANAHKPRLVYANPDNTVNHTANCIPVQVA; encoded by the coding sequence ATGCTATCTCGTTTATTAAAATGCAAAATTCACCGTGCAGTTGTAACCCATGCTGAACTTCACTATGAAGGTTCTTGTGCAATTGATGGCGTATTGATGGACTTAGCTGGTATTCGTGAATACGAAGAAATCCATGTTTGGAACGTAACTAATGGCAAGCGCTTCACAACTTACGCAATTCGTGGTGAAGATAACTCTGGCATTATTTCAGTAAATGGCGGTGCTGCTCACCAAGCAGATGTGGGCGATTTAGTTATTATTGCTACTTTTGGTGATTTCACAGAAGCTGAAGCAAATGCTCATAAACCACGCTTGGTATATGCAAACCCAGATAACACAGTCAATCACACAGCGAACTGTATTCCTGTGCAAGTTGCCTAA
- a CDS encoding HAD-IA family hydrolase, producing the protein MAIKHILIDLDGTLTDPKVGIHASIRYAMDKLGYPLAADLNIDWTIGPPLKASLAKLLATQDDALAEQALLAYRERFSVIGLFENEVYPSVAETLKALKAEGYRLFVATAKPTIYAKRILDHFDLSQYFVQIYGSELTGERTNKAELIHYILDREQLNPEECLMVGDRQYDVLGARHNGIEAVAVTYGYGTPEELTQAQPKAKITKFSELLDYVEEQAAQKKVS; encoded by the coding sequence ATGGCTATAAAACATATTTTGATTGATTTAGATGGAACCTTAACAGACCCTAAAGTTGGTATCCATGCATCAATTCGTTATGCAATGGATAAGTTAGGTTATCCATTAGCTGCCGATTTAAATATTGATTGGACGATTGGCCCACCTTTAAAAGCGTCATTAGCAAAATTATTAGCTACTCAAGATGATGCACTAGCTGAGCAAGCTTTACTTGCTTACCGTGAGCGTTTCTCGGTGATTGGTTTATTTGAAAATGAAGTATATCCATCTGTTGCGGAAACACTTAAGGCCTTAAAAGCAGAAGGGTATCGTTTGTTCGTTGCTACTGCTAAACCAACGATTTATGCAAAACGAATTTTAGATCATTTTGATTTAAGCCAATATTTTGTACAAATTTACGGTAGTGAATTAACGGGTGAGCGGACCAATAAAGCTGAGCTTATCCATTATATTCTTGATCGTGAGCAATTAAACCCAGAAGAATGCTTGATGGTGGGTGATCGTCAATATGATGTTTTAGGCGCCCGTCATAATGGTATTGAAGCGGTAGCGGTGACTTATGGTTATGGGACACCAGAAGAACTTACTCAAGCACAACCTAAAGCAAAGATTACAAAATTTTCTGAACTTTTAGATTATGTTGAAGAACAGGCCGCACAAAAGAAAGTTTCTTAA